A single window of Qipengyuania sediminis DNA harbors:
- a CDS encoding topology modulation protein: MIIGSPGAGKSTLARQIAAATELPLYHLDAEYWLPGWTERDPQDWGVKLTKLVEGTHWIIDGNYGATLEPRLAKADTVLWLDYPTATCLWRVVKRIAASYGRVRPDSAPGCPERLDLAFLLYIARFRSRKRPRTLRLLTAFDGVVLHFRRPAEASAWLGRLPQTD, encoded by the coding sequence ATGATCATCGGCTCCCCCGGCGCGGGAAAATCGACGCTCGCCCGTCAGATTGCCGCGGCCACGGAATTGCCGCTATACCATCTCGATGCCGAATACTGGCTCCCGGGCTGGACGGAGCGCGACCCTCAAGACTGGGGCGTGAAGCTCACAAAGTTAGTCGAGGGCACGCACTGGATCATCGACGGCAATTACGGCGCGACGCTCGAGCCGAGGCTCGCCAAAGCCGATACGGTCCTTTGGCTCGACTACCCGACCGCGACTTGCCTGTGGCGGGTGGTGAAGCGGATCGCGGCGAGCTACGGCCGTGTCCGCCCCGACTCCGCCCCCGGGTGCCCGGAGCGGCTCGACCTCGCCTTCCTTCTCTACATCGCGCGGTTTCGCAGCCGCAAGCGCCCGCGCACCTTGCGGTTGCTGACAGCCTTCGACGGCGTGGTGCTGCACTTCAGGCGCCCAGCTGAGGCCAGCGCCTGGCTTGGCCGGCTGCCGCAGACGGACTAG
- a CDS encoding 50S ribosomal protein L25/general stress protein Ctc, with the protein MSDALTLPAEVRERAGKGASRHLRRTGRVPAVIYGGKEEPQLVHVEAKELMRLLGTGHFMNSIVNLEVGGASYRTLPKDVALNPVTDRPEHVDFLRLAKDAKVEVMVPVVFINEEDSPGLKKGGVLNVVRHELDLICDADRIPSEIEVDVTGTDVGDSIHISSVTLPEGAVSAITDRDFTIATLVAPSALKKAEGDTSQADAGSGEEASS; encoded by the coding sequence ATGAGCGATGCTCTGACCCTGCCGGCCGAGGTGCGCGAGCGGGCTGGCAAGGGAGCCTCCCGCCATCTGCGCCGCACCGGCCGCGTCCCCGCCGTCATTTACGGCGGCAAGGAAGAACCCCAGCTGGTCCATGTCGAGGCGAAGGAGCTGATGCGCCTGCTCGGCACCGGCCACTTCATGAACTCGATCGTCAATCTCGAAGTCGGCGGCGCATCTTATCGTACGCTGCCCAAGGATGTCGCGCTGAACCCGGTCACCGACCGGCCGGAGCATGTCGATTTCCTGCGCCTGGCGAAGGACGCCAAGGTGGAGGTCATGGTCCCGGTGGTGTTCATCAACGAGGAGGACTCGCCCGGCCTCAAGAAGGGCGGCGTGCTCAACGTCGTGCGGCACGAGCTCGATCTCATCTGCGATGCCGATCGCATCCCCAGCGAGATCGAAGTCGACGTGACGGGCACGGACGTGGGCGATTCGATCCACATCAGCAGCGTCACCCTGCCCGAAGGCGCAGTGAGCGCGATCACCGATCGCGACTTCACCATCGCCACCCTGGTCGCGCCGTCGGCGCTGAAGAAGGCCGAGGGCGATACCAGTCAGGCGGATGCCGGCAGCGGCGAGGAAGCATCGAGCTAG
- a CDS encoding TraB/GumN family protein: protein MIRAAVLAWLIALLLTGCTREPPPPTQIATPALWVIDDQAGAPIGWLFGTIHALPPGARWGGAALDHAVDEAGVLVVEVRDLDPARIAESFAARARDEPVPPLESRVAQNQRPALAAALARNPRAAHAADRLETWAAALVLARTGSGLEPGEGADKALLAQFAGRPIVELEGANAQLAIFDALPEPSQRRMLGIVLRELADPEAAGRALADAWLAGDLERIERAARTGLLADPALERALASGRNAGWLATLLPIIEAGQRPLIAVGTAHMLGTDGLPALLASQGYRVRRVQ from the coding sequence GTGATCCGCGCTGCGGTTCTGGCCTGGCTAATCGCGCTGCTGCTGACCGGCTGCACGCGCGAGCCGCCGCCACCCACGCAAATTGCAACGCCCGCCTTGTGGGTCATAGATGACCAGGCGGGCGCCCCTATAGGCTGGCTCTTCGGGACGATCCACGCGCTGCCGCCGGGCGCACGCTGGGGCGGCGCAGCGCTCGACCATGCGGTGGATGAAGCCGGGGTGCTGGTTGTCGAAGTGCGCGATCTCGACCCTGCGCGGATCGCCGAAAGCTTCGCGGCGCGCGCGCGTGACGAGCCGGTGCCGCCACTCGAAAGCCGGGTCGCGCAGAACCAGCGCCCGGCGCTGGCGGCGGCGCTGGCGCGCAATCCTCGCGCAGCGCACGCGGCCGACCGGCTGGAGACCTGGGCGGCCGCGCTGGTGCTGGCGCGGACCGGCAGCGGCCTCGAACCCGGGGAAGGCGCCGACAAGGCGTTGCTGGCGCAATTCGCCGGCCGGCCGATTGTCGAGCTCGAAGGCGCGAACGCGCAGCTCGCGATCTTCGACGCACTGCCGGAACCCAGCCAGCGCCGGATGCTGGGCATCGTGCTGCGCGAACTTGCGGATCCCGAAGCGGCGGGCCGCGCGCTCGCCGACGCATGGCTCGCCGGGGATCTGGAGCGGATCGAGCGGGCGGCGCGGACAGGGCTGCTCGCCGACCCCGCCCTCGAACGCGCGCTGGCGTCGGGGCGCAATGCCGGCTGGCTCGCAACCCTCCTGCCGATCATCGAAGCCGGCCAGCGGCCGCTGATCGCAGTCGGCACAGCGCATATGCTGGGCACCGACGGGCTGCCGGCGCTGCTCGCATCGCAAGGTTACCGCGTGCGCCGCGTGCAATGA
- a CDS encoding TraB/GumN family protein: MTKALLRPLAAAALALSLASCAALRDAPAPAAPANAAPAGPALWRFGDADTTIYLFGTVHALPKDTEWYRGPVAAAVASSRTLVTEIPMGSLNTPEVQKVFLAAAALPEGQSLRALLTAEQRAAYEAALGKLALPVSAFDRFEPWFAALMLATVPILKAGYTPEAGVEMAVEAKLSADVKRQSLETVEEQLELFDGLPQAAQIAYMMSLVEDLDRTVPSMNAMVAVWAKGDAEELAQLMNEELDDPALADRLLYARNRNWAEWLAKALAEPGTMFVAVGAGHLAGENSVQDYLGKRGLTVTRVQ; this comes from the coding sequence ATGACCAAAGCTTTGCTTCGCCCCCTCGCCGCCGCGGCCCTTGCCCTGTCGCTGGCATCATGCGCCGCCCTGCGGGATGCCCCCGCCCCCGCCGCGCCTGCCAATGCCGCGCCCGCCGGCCCTGCGCTGTGGCGGTTCGGCGATGCGGATACGACGATCTATCTTTTCGGAACCGTTCACGCGCTGCCTAAAGATACCGAGTGGTATCGCGGGCCGGTCGCGGCCGCGGTTGCGTCTTCGCGCACCCTGGTCACCGAAATCCCGATGGGTTCGCTCAATACGCCGGAGGTGCAGAAGGTCTTCCTTGCCGCCGCGGCGCTACCCGAGGGGCAGAGCCTGCGCGCACTGCTGACAGCCGAGCAGCGCGCTGCCTATGAAGCGGCGCTGGGCAAGCTCGCGCTGCCGGTATCGGCCTTCGACCGCTTCGAGCCCTGGTTCGCCGCGCTGATGCTGGCGACGGTGCCGATACTGAAGGCGGGCTACACGCCCGAAGCGGGGGTGGAGATGGCGGTAGAAGCCAAGCTCTCCGCCGACGTGAAGCGCCAGTCCCTGGAGACGGTGGAAGAACAGCTCGAGCTCTTCGACGGACTGCCGCAGGCGGCGCAAATCGCTTACATGATGTCGCTTGTCGAGGACCTGGACCGCACCGTCCCCTCTATGAACGCGATGGTCGCAGTTTGGGCGAAGGGCGACGCGGAGGAGCTGGCGCAGCTGATGAACGAGGAGCTCGACGATCCCGCGCTCGCCGATCGGCTGCTTTACGCACGCAACCGCAATTGGGCCGAATGGCTGGCGAAGGCGTTGGCGGAACCGGGCACGATGTTCGTGGCGGTGGGGGCCGGGCATCTTGCGGGCGAGAACAGCGTGCAGGATTATCTCGGCAAGCGGGGCCTCACCGTGACCCGGGTGCAGTGA
- a CDS encoding glycine--tRNA ligase subunit alpha produces MPRDPRSSFQDMILALHAFWSERAGCLILQPYDMRMGAGTFHTATTLRALGPEPWNAAFVQPCRRPTDGRYGENPNRLQHYYQYQVILKPSPPDIQELYLESLAVIGIDPLKHDIRFVEDDWESPTLGAWGLGWEVWCDGMEVTQFTYFQQMGGFDCKPVAGELTYGLERLAMYIQGVDSVYDLDFNGRGVSYGEVFLENERQMSKWNFEVADTAALFDLFAKAEAECRNALQADVPIAAYEQAVEASHVFNLLQARGVISVQERASYMARVRDLARSSCEAYAAKMTPEWQAKYPEWAL; encoded by the coding sequence ATGCCGCGCGACCCCCGCTCCAGTTTTCAGGACATGATCCTGGCGCTTCATGCGTTCTGGAGCGAGCGGGCCGGCTGCCTCATCCTCCAGCCCTATGACATGCGGATGGGGGCGGGCACCTTTCACACCGCGACCACGCTGCGCGCGCTGGGGCCGGAGCCGTGGAACGCCGCCTTCGTCCAGCCCTGCCGCCGCCCGACCGATGGCCGTTATGGCGAGAACCCCAACCGGCTGCAGCATTATTACCAGTACCAGGTCATCCTGAAGCCCAGTCCGCCGGATATTCAGGAGCTTTATCTCGAAAGCCTGGCCGTCATCGGCATCGATCCGCTGAAGCACGATATCCGCTTTGTGGAGGATGATTGGGAAAGCCCCACATTGGGTGCCTGGGGACTCGGCTGGGAGGTCTGGTGCGACGGGATGGAGGTGACGCAGTTCACCTATTTCCAGCAGATGGGCGGCTTCGATTGCAAGCCTGTCGCGGGTGAGCTGACCTACGGCCTCGAGCGCCTGGCCATGTATATCCAGGGCGTCGACAGCGTCTACGACCTCGACTTCAACGGGCGGGGGGTCTCGTATGGCGAGGTCTTCCTCGAGAACGAGCGGCAGATGTCGAAGTGGAACTTCGAGGTCGCCGATACCGCCGCGCTGTTCGATCTCTTCGCCAAGGCCGAGGCGGAGTGCCGCAATGCCTTGCAGGCTGATGTTCCGATCGCCGCCTATGAGCAGGCGGTCGAAGCCAGCCACGTCTTCAACCTGCTCCAGGCGCGCGGGGTGATAAGCGTGCAGGAACGCGCCAGCTACATGGCCCGCGTGCGCGACCTCGCCCGCTCGAGCTGCGAGGCCTACGCGGCCAAGATGACGCCCGAGTGGCAGGCGAAATACCCGGAGTGGGCGCTGTGA
- the glyS gene encoding glycine--tRNA ligase subunit beta yields MQAGARGELEKLFRRELEAAGVEVGEVTVWSTPRRLALIATGLPDATEAVSEEAKGPPEGAPDAALEGFCRKNGVTKDQLQLRDVKGRPTWFAVIDKPGRATKDVLAEAIAAILRDFAWPKSMRWGAASLATTSPRWVRPLSGIVAILGEELVACEAAGIASGYATLGHRFHHTGASQEKAGTGSSGRDATRKQLPITIGGAHDYHEKLRACHVIVDHEERAALIREGAARAAAAAGLTLVEDEGLVVENAGLTEWPVPLLGRFDETFLDVPPEVIQLTARVNQKYFVANDGAGRLANAFVCTANISAEDGGAAIVEGNRKVLAARLSDARFFWEQDRKVPLSEHAKKLERITFHEKLGTVADKVERVVKLARWLVEEGIVKGANPDLAEQAARLCKADLVTEMVGEFPELQGVMGGYYARAEGLDAAIADAIRDHYKPVGKGDEVPSAPVTVAVSLADKLDTILSFFSIKERPSGSRDPFALRRAALGVIATLLGNGIRLPIYQIATGENPSVVEIIETEQLLDFFADRLKVQQREAGVRHDLIDAVFALGGEDDLVRLLAKVKALQHYIETAEGADLLAAYKRAANILKKEGWTGAPEGEAKPLNTQGIARTGEEDPLSLVDDPDLAPVVAAQLEEKRKQALPYAAEPPETALIAALDAAEPAAARAVEAEDFAGAMAALASLRGPIDAFFDAVTVNDPDPARRTARLGLLARFRDAVHRVADFSRIEG; encoded by the coding sequence ATGCAGGCCGGTGCGCGGGGGGAGCTGGAGAAGCTGTTCCGCCGCGAGCTTGAGGCGGCGGGCGTTGAAGTGGGCGAGGTCACGGTGTGGTCGACACCGCGGCGTCTTGCCCTGATCGCGACGGGACTGCCTGACGCCACCGAGGCGGTCAGCGAGGAAGCGAAGGGCCCGCCCGAAGGCGCGCCCGACGCCGCGCTGGAGGGTTTCTGCCGCAAGAATGGCGTCACGAAGGACCAGCTTCAGCTCCGCGATGTAAAGGGCCGTCCGACCTGGTTCGCCGTCATCGACAAGCCCGGGCGCGCCACGAAGGACGTGCTTGCCGAGGCCATTGCCGCGATCCTGCGCGACTTCGCCTGGCCCAAGTCGATGCGCTGGGGCGCGGCTTCGCTCGCGACGACAAGTCCGCGCTGGGTCAGACCCTTATCGGGCATTGTTGCCATTTTGGGCGAAGAGCTGGTGGCCTGCGAGGCAGCGGGCATTGCGAGCGGATACGCGACGCTCGGCCACCGCTTCCACCACACGGGAGCATCGCAGGAAAAAGCGGGGACCGGTTCTTCCGGCCGCGATGCGACCCGCAAACAGCTACCGATCACCATCGGCGGCGCGCACGACTATCACGAGAAGCTGCGCGCCTGCCACGTCATCGTCGATCACGAGGAACGCGCGGCGCTGATCCGCGAGGGCGCGGCAAGGGCCGCCGCCGCAGCGGGCCTCACGCTGGTTGAGGACGAGGGGCTGGTGGTCGAGAACGCCGGCCTCACCGAATGGCCGGTGCCGCTACTCGGCCGTTTCGACGAGACCTTCCTCGACGTGCCCCCCGAGGTGATCCAGCTCACCGCCCGCGTGAACCAGAAGTATTTCGTCGCCAACGACGGCGCCGGCAGGCTCGCCAACGCCTTCGTCTGCACCGCCAATATCTCTGCCGAGGACGGCGGCGCAGCCATCGTCGAGGGCAACCGCAAGGTCCTCGCCGCGCGGCTGTCCGACGCGCGGTTCTTCTGGGAGCAGGATCGCAAGGTCCCGCTCTCCGAGCACGCGAAGAAGCTCGAGCGGATCACCTTCCACGAGAAACTCGGCACCGTCGCCGACAAGGTCGAGCGCGTCGTCAAGCTGGCGCGCTGGCTGGTGGAGGAGGGGATTGTCAAAGGCGCGAACCCAGACCTCGCCGAACAGGCCGCCCGCCTCTGCAAGGCCGATCTCGTCACCGAAATGGTCGGCGAGTTCCCCGAGCTGCAAGGCGTCATGGGCGGCTACTACGCCCGCGCCGAGGGTCTCGACGCAGCCATCGCCGACGCCATCCGCGACCACTACAAACCCGTCGGCAAGGGCGACGAAGTCCCCTCCGCGCCGGTGACCGTGGCGGTGAGCCTGGCAGATAAGCTGGATACGATCCTTAGTTTCTTTTCGATCAAGGAAAGACCAAGCGGCTCGCGGGACCCTTTTGCGCTCCGCAGGGCAGCTTTAGGCGTCATCGCAACTTTACTGGGCAACGGTATTCGCTTGCCAATCTATCAAATTGCTACGGGGGAAAATCCGAGCGTTGTCGAGATTATCGAGACTGAGCAACTGCTCGACTTCTTCGCCGACCGCCTCAAGGTGCAGCAGCGCGAGGCGGGGGTGCGGCACGATCTGATCGATGCGGTGTTCGCTCTAGGCGGCGAGGACGATCTGGTCCGCCTGCTGGCGAAGGTTAAGGCGTTGCAACACTATATTGAAACCGCCGAGGGCGCCGACCTGCTGGCCGCCTACAAGCGTGCCGCGAATATCCTCAAAAAGGAGGGCTGGACCGGCGCTCCCGAAGGTGAGGCCAAGCCCCTCAACACCCAGGGCATCGCGCGAACGGGGGAGGAAGACCCGCTCAGCCTCGTCGACGATCCCGACCTCGCGCCCGTGGTCGCGGCGCAGCTGGAGGAAAAGCGCAAACAAGCGCTTCCTTATGCGGCGGAACCGCCCGAAACCGCGCTGATCGCGGCGCTCGATGCCGCCGAACCGGCCGCCGCGCGCGCGGTAGAGGCGGAGGATTTCGCCGGGGCCATGGCCGCGCTCGCCAGCCTCAGGGGGCCGATCGATGCGTTCTTCGATGCCGTCACCGTCAACGACCCCGATCCGGCCAGGCGCACCGCGCGCCTCGGCCTGCTCGCGCGGTTTCGCGATGCGGTCCACCGGGTCGCCGATTTCAGCCGCATCGAAGGATAG
- the ppdK gene encoding pyruvate, phosphate dikinase, translating into MTSVYIFGGAADHADPRQKDKAVVGGKGANLAEMAAIGLPVPPGFTIATEECLRYLEDKGAFSKQLEDAVAAALAHIERTVGKRFGDPADPLLVSVRSGAKVSMPGMMDTVLNLGLNDETVEGLTAVSGDARFAWDSYRRFIQMYGDVVLGVDHGLFEEALEVAKEDNGLLADTEMGSEDWQALVGEYKRIVAEAIGRDFPQNVHEQLWGAIRAVFDSWDSERAKVYRRLNDIPRDLGTAVNVQAMVFGNMGDTSATGVAFTRDPATGERAYYGEWLVNAQGEDVVAGIRTPQYLTRAARERANAVPLSMEEAMPEAFAQLSRVFDLLERHYRDMQDIEFTVERGKLWMLQTRSGKRTAKAALKMAVDMVAEGLIDEREAICRIDPMALDQLLHPTLDPAAPRDILTTGLPASPGAASGKIVLDAETAEQWAGRGEKVILVRVETSPEDIHGMHAARGILTARGGMTSHAAVVARGMGRPCVSGASAISIRREERALTIGKRELKEGDVITIDGSAGQVMAGEVATIEPELAGDFGTLMDWADRHRRMKVRTNAETAADCRRAIGFGAEGIGLCRTEHMFFDAARISAVREMILAENEAGRAAALAKLLPEQRADFAAIFGVMGGLPVTIRLLDPPLHEFLPHGDAEFAELAAATGRSVEQLKRRAGELHEFNPMLGHRGCRLGITFPEIYAMQARAIFEAACAVEGAPPVPEIMIPLIATRREFEILRALVDRTAEEVFAQGGRRVDYLVGTMIELPRAALMAGDIAAEAEFFSFGTNDLTQTTLGVSRDDAGRFLTQYVEQGIFARDPFVSLDIEGVGQLVELAAERGRAARPGLKLGICGEHGGDPASIAFCDRIGLDYVSASPYRVPIARLAAAQSALR; encoded by the coding sequence GTGACGTCAGTCTACATCTTCGGCGGCGCGGCGGACCACGCAGACCCGCGCCAGAAGGACAAGGCCGTGGTCGGCGGCAAGGGCGCGAACCTTGCGGAGATGGCGGCGATCGGCCTGCCGGTGCCACCGGGGTTCACCATCGCGACCGAAGAATGCCTGCGATATCTGGAAGATAAAGGCGCTTTCTCGAAACAACTTGAAGATGCGGTCGCTGCGGCCCTAGCCCATATCGAGCGCACCGTCGGCAAGCGCTTCGGCGATCCCGCCGATCCGCTGCTGGTCTCGGTCCGCTCGGGTGCCAAGGTTTCGATGCCGGGCATGATGGATACCGTCCTCAACCTGGGGCTTAACGACGAGACGGTCGAGGGGCTGACGGCGGTAAGCGGCGATGCGCGCTTCGCCTGGGACAGCTACCGCCGCTTCATCCAGATGTATGGCGACGTCGTGCTCGGCGTGGATCACGGGCTGTTCGAAGAGGCGTTGGAGGTTGCCAAGGAAGACAATGGCTTGCTCGCCGATACGGAGATGGGCTCTGAAGACTGGCAGGCGCTGGTGGGAGAATACAAACGCATCGTCGCCGAGGCCATCGGACGTGACTTTCCGCAGAACGTCCACGAGCAGCTGTGGGGGGCGATCCGCGCCGTCTTCGACAGCTGGGACAGCGAGCGCGCCAAGGTCTATCGCCGGCTGAACGACATCCCGCGCGACCTCGGCACCGCGGTCAATGTGCAGGCCATGGTCTTCGGCAATATGGGCGATACGAGCGCGACCGGCGTCGCCTTCACCCGCGACCCTGCCACGGGCGAGCGCGCCTACTACGGCGAATGGCTGGTGAACGCGCAGGGCGAGGATGTGGTCGCCGGCATCCGCACCCCGCAATATCTCACCCGCGCCGCGCGCGAGCGCGCGAATGCGGTGCCGCTGAGCATGGAAGAGGCGATGCCAGAGGCCTTCGCCCAGCTTTCGCGCGTATTCGACCTCTTGGAGCGACATTACCGCGACATGCAGGACATCGAGTTCACGGTGGAGCGAGGCAAACTGTGGATGCTGCAGACACGCAGCGGCAAACGCACCGCCAAAGCTGCGCTCAAGATGGCGGTCGACATGGTTGCGGAAGGGTTGATCGACGAGCGCGAGGCGATCTGCCGGATCGATCCGATGGCGCTCGATCAGCTGCTCCACCCGACGCTCGACCCTGCCGCGCCGCGCGATATCCTCACCACCGGCCTCCCTGCCTCGCCGGGCGCCGCTTCGGGCAAGATCGTGCTCGATGCGGAGACCGCGGAGCAATGGGCGGGGCGGGGCGAGAAGGTCATCCTCGTGCGCGTCGAAACCAGCCCGGAAGACATTCACGGCATGCACGCGGCCAGGGGCATCCTGACCGCGCGTGGCGGGATGACGAGCCATGCCGCGGTAGTGGCGCGCGGAATGGGGCGCCCCTGCGTCTCGGGTGCCTCGGCGATCTCGATACGGCGTGAGGAACGTGCGCTAACCATAGGTAAACGTGAGCTGAAGGAAGGCGACGTCATCACTATCGACGGGTCCGCCGGGCAGGTGATGGCGGGCGAGGTCGCGACGATCGAGCCCGAGCTCGCGGGCGATTTCGGCACGCTGATGGACTGGGCGGACCGGCACCGGCGCATGAAGGTGCGCACCAATGCCGAAACCGCTGCGGATTGCCGCCGCGCGATCGGCTTCGGCGCGGAAGGAATCGGCCTGTGCCGAACCGAGCACATGTTCTTCGATGCCGCGCGCATCAGCGCGGTGCGCGAGATGATCCTGGCCGAAAACGAGGCGGGCCGCGCGGCGGCGCTCGCCAAGCTGCTCCCGGAGCAGCGCGCCGATTTCGCCGCGATCTTCGGGGTGATGGGCGGGCTCCCGGTGACGATCCGCCTGCTCGATCCTCCGCTGCACGAGTTTCTCCCGCATGGCGACGCCGAGTTCGCGGAGCTCGCCGCCGCCACCGGGCGCAGCGTGGAGCAGCTGAAGCGCCGCGCGGGCGAGCTGCACGAATTCAATCCCATGCTCGGCCATCGCGGTTGCCGGCTCGGCATCACCTTCCCCGAAATCTATGCGATGCAAGCACGCGCCATCTTTGAAGCCGCCTGCGCGGTGGAAGGCGCGCCGCCGGTGCCCGAAATCATGATCCCGCTCATCGCCACCCGGCGCGAATTCGAGATCCTGCGCGCTTTGGTGGATCGCACCGCCGAAGAGGTGTTCGCTCAAGGGGGGCGGCGGGTCGACTATCTCGTCGGCACGATGATCGAGCTGCCGCGCGCCGCGCTGATGGCGGGCGATATCGCGGCCGAGGCGGAGTTCTTCAGCTTCGGCACCAACGACCTTACGCAGACGACACTCGGTGTCAGCCGTGACGATGCAGGGCGCTTCCTCACCCAATATGTCGAACAGGGCATCTTTGCGCGCGATCCCTTCGTCAGCCTCGACATCGAAGGGGTGGGGCAATTGGTCGAACTCGCCGCCGAGCGGGGGCGGGCAGCGCGGCCGGGGCTGAAGCTCGGCATTTGCGGCGAGCATGGCGGCGATCCGGCCTCGATCGCCTTCTGCGACCGCATTGGGCTCGATTACGTCAGCGCCTCGCCCTACCGCGTCCCGATCGCACGCCTGGCGGCCGCGCAATCGGCACTTCGCTAG
- a CDS encoding methyltransferase domain-containing protein yields MRREVPQIFDDRRRALRLARAKARQARPDAARWLGDAMADDALERLDFLRFAGRSALLSGLGSEALARGLAARGWTTEVAEHIALERPLAERRVDLIAIMGGLDTVNDLPGALIHLHAALAPGGLLLASLVGAGSLPQLRAAMLAADGERPAARVHPMIDAQAASGLLQRAGFARQVTDTHPLTVRYGALLRLVNDLRDQAAGSVLRDRAPALTRAARRLAEEAFLTQADPDGRVSERFEILTLTAWRD; encoded by the coding sequence ATGCGCCGCGAGGTTCCGCAGATTTTCGACGACCGCCGGCGGGCGCTCCGGCTTGCCCGGGCAAAAGCGCGTCAGGCGCGGCCCGATGCCGCGCGCTGGCTGGGTGATGCGATGGCGGACGATGCGCTGGAGCGGCTCGACTTCCTGCGCTTTGCGGGCAGGAGCGCGCTGCTGTCTGGGCTCGGTAGCGAGGCTTTGGCCAGGGGGCTGGCGGCGCGTGGTTGGACCACCGAAGTCGCGGAGCATATCGCGCTGGAACGGCCGCTTGCGGAAAGAAGGGTCGATCTTATCGCCATCATGGGCGGGCTTGACACAGTGAACGATCTTCCCGGCGCACTGATCCATCTGCACGCCGCGCTGGCCCCTGGCGGGCTGCTGCTGGCGAGCTTGGTCGGCGCGGGATCGCTCCCGCAGCTGCGCGCCGCCATGCTCGCTGCCGATGGCGAGCGGCCGGCGGCGCGGGTGCACCCGATGATCGACGCGCAGGCGGCCAGCGGGTTGCTCCAGCGCGCGGGCTTCGCGAGGCAGGTCACCGACACGCATCCGCTTACCGTGCGCTACGGTGCGCTTCTCCGGCTCGTGAATGACCTGCGCGATCAAGCCGCGGGCTCGGTGCTGCGCGACCGGGCGCCGGCGCTGACCCGTGCGGCCCGGCGCCTGGCCGAGGAAGCCTTCCTGACCCAGGCTGATCCCGATGGGCGGGTTTCAGAACGTTTCGAGATTCTCACGCTAACCGCCTGGCGCGACTAG